In Effusibacillus lacus, one genomic interval encodes:
- a CDS encoding AzlC family ABC transporter permease, with amino-acid sequence METVHSTQTKSGRKAWIEGVARALPVVLGYIPVGFAFGVLSQKAGISLWNALLMSFLVYAGSAQLIAAGLIGAGTPALSIVLTTFVVNLRHLLMSAALSPYLKKWRKRELAVFSYQLTDETFALHSVQFAKGMPGKPEVFAVNITSQASWVFGTWLGVTAGQLITDVKPLALDYALPAMFIALLLLQLRDRLQIYVALLTGLLAVGMLLLGFDRWNVIIATVLGATIGTVVELRWNRKRFS; translated from the coding sequence ATGGAGACCGTACACTCTACTCAAACCAAATCGGGAAGGAAGGCTTGGATCGAAGGTGTGGCAAGAGCTCTTCCGGTTGTGCTTGGTTACATTCCGGTAGGTTTCGCATTCGGGGTACTGAGCCAAAAAGCGGGGATTTCCCTATGGAATGCCCTCCTGATGTCCTTTCTTGTATACGCGGGCTCCGCACAATTGATTGCAGCCGGATTGATTGGAGCTGGGACTCCGGCCCTGTCGATTGTTCTTACCACTTTCGTCGTAAATCTTCGTCACCTGTTGATGTCGGCCGCCCTGTCTCCTTATCTTAAGAAGTGGCGCAAAAGGGAACTGGCCGTTTTTTCCTATCAACTTACCGATGAAACCTTTGCTCTGCATTCCGTTCAATTTGCCAAAGGGATGCCTGGCAAACCGGAAGTCTTTGCTGTCAATATAACATCCCAGGCATCATGGGTGTTTGGAACTTGGTTGGGTGTTACCGCGGGCCAATTGATAACGGATGTTAAACCGCTGGCTTTGGACTATGCGTTGCCGGCCATGTTTATTGCACTTTTGCTCCTGCAATTGAGAGACCGTCTCCAGATCTATGTGGCCCTGCTTACAGGATTGTTGGCTGTAGGGATGCTGTTGCTGGGATTTGACAGGTGGAATGTGATCATTGCAACCGTTTTGGGGGCAACCATAGGGACGGTGGTGGAACTGCGATGGAACAGAAAACGATTTTCCTGA
- a CDS encoding DUF4387 domain-containing protein: MRTIKLVELAKTIRSKNAGTDKITFDIIFREKENYEIVKASKTITRESVVQLFGIPEERICDFVEFDPAYAIKFTIYRTSPSGSLGERDIFGCQQYPPLLDIEVPVE; the protein is encoded by the coding sequence ATGAGGACAATTAAATTAGTGGAGCTTGCTAAAACTATAAGAAGCAAAAATGCTGGAACTGATAAGATTACATTTGACATTATATTTCGTGAAAAGGAAAACTACGAAATTGTTAAAGCTAGCAAGACCATTACAAGGGAATCTGTTGTTCAATTATTTGGAATACCGGAGGAAAGAATTTGTGACTTTGTAGAATTTGATCCTGCCTACGCGATCAAATTTACAATATATCGGACTTCTCCAAGTGGAAGTCTTGGAGAAAGAGACATATTTGGGTGCCAACAGTATCCTCCCTTGTTAGATATTGAAGTCCCCGTTGAATAA
- a CDS encoding TRAP transporter small permease produces the protein MENRFSRILSKTETLISGIFLIAACVLVFTSVVLRVFWDYSSSIMEEAVRYLIVWCIFIGASLALKNDKHITIDILLKRLPEKIRIGFQTLAFLLGLGLCLFIFFKGVNLVWHSYLISEKSTSAWRMPMFIPKLAVPVGAILISFRFLEKIYLNIRWLRKERT, from the coding sequence ATGGAGAATAGATTCAGCCGTATCTTAAGTAAAACCGAGACCTTAATTAGCGGCATATTTCTCATTGCTGCGTGTGTATTAGTCTTTACGTCTGTTGTGTTACGTGTATTTTGGGACTATTCAAGTTCAATTATGGAAGAAGCAGTACGTTATTTAATAGTTTGGTGTATTTTTATCGGTGCGTCTTTAGCATTAAAAAACGACAAACACATTACCATAGACATTTTATTAAAACGTTTGCCTGAAAAAATCAGGATAGGTTTTCAAACCTTAGCATTTCTCTTAGGTTTGGGACTGTGTTTGTTTATCTTTTTTAAAGGTGTAAATTTGGTCTGGCACAGTTATTTAATAAGTGAAAAATCAACATCTGCTTGGAGAATGCCAATGTTTATTCCGAAGCTTGCTGTCCCTGTAGGAGCCATTTTGATCAGTTTTCGGTTTCTTGAAAAAATATATCTGAATATACGCTGGTTGAGGAAGGAGAGAACGTAA
- the gnd gene encoding phosphogluconate dehydrogenase (NAD(+)-dependent, decarboxylating), whose translation MKLGMIGLGKMGFNLVLNLLDHKHTVVAYDVNPEPARELSGKGAIAAGTIEELVSLLEPPRIVWIMVPAGSIVESVIDTLIPLLSEGDIVIEGGNSHYKESIARADRLRLHGIHFFDVGTSGGMEGARRGACLMIGGDQRIFTEIEPVFRDISVQKGYMYAGANGSGHFLKMVHNGIEYGMMQAIAEGFEVLDKSQFEFDYEKVARVWANGSVIRGWLMDLTERAFSKDPKLEEIRGVMHSSGEGKWTVETALELQANVPVIALSLLMRYRSLEEDTFHGKVVAALRNEFGGHEVVRNQ comes from the coding sequence ATGAAGTTGGGAATGATCGGTCTGGGCAAAATGGGCTTCAACCTGGTCCTGAATTTGCTCGATCACAAGCATACCGTGGTAGCTTATGACGTCAATCCGGAACCTGCCCGCGAACTGTCGGGAAAAGGGGCAATTGCGGCAGGGACAATTGAGGAGCTTGTCAGTCTTCTTGAACCTCCTCGAATTGTTTGGATAATGGTCCCAGCCGGGTCGATTGTGGAATCGGTCATTGACACCTTGATTCCGCTGTTGTCAGAGGGGGACATTGTTATTGAGGGTGGCAACTCCCATTACAAGGAATCCATCGCCCGCGCCGACAGGTTACGGCTGCACGGGATTCACTTTTTTGACGTGGGAACCTCAGGCGGCATGGAAGGAGCACGTCGTGGAGCTTGTTTGATGATTGGTGGAGACCAGCGGATATTCACGGAGATTGAGCCGGTTTTTCGTGACATCTCGGTGCAGAAAGGATATATGTATGCAGGTGCAAACGGCAGCGGCCACTTCCTGAAAATGGTCCACAACGGCATTGAATACGGTATGATGCAGGCGATCGCCGAAGGGTTCGAAGTGCTCGACAAAAGCCAATTTGAATTTGATTATGAGAAGGTCGCCCGCGTTTGGGCAAACGGCTCCGTCATTCGCGGCTGGCTGATGGATCTGACCGAACGGGCGTTTTCCAAGGATCCCAAACTGGAGGAAATTCGAGGTGTTATGCATTCCTCCGGCGAGGGAAAGTGGACGGTGGAAACGGCACTGGAACTGCAGGCCAATGTTCCGGTGATTGCCCTGTCGCTTTTGATGCGATATCGCTCGCTTGAAGAGGATACATTTCACGGCAAGGTGGTGGCCGCCTTGCGCAACGAATTTGGCGGTCACGAAGTGGTGCGGAACCAGTAA
- a CDS encoding DUF4392 domain-containing protein has translation MRNRPLNLVQSKEDVFELLGERIDQLVSLDIASRNVIHLLYYFARSKMQYPLAMSAARLLKERVKPGDYVLLGTGWPDRPHVTPKIAETDGPPGAVSLARALHLGLGAVPIILIEEHLVSATEKVLEATGLRVVSAEEALKAHHYHAPIHAAAVIGFPSEFDQAEQVSDFLINNFKPSAVIVIEKGGVNEKREIHTSRGAETTKWMAKIDVLIERAAEKGIATIGIGDGGNEIGMGNIKEKIQQHIPYGSECRCGCGGGIAPVNKVDVLVAASISNWGAYGIAACLAALCNDIHVFHNAEIEERVLKRSADVSFIDGITGFVDASADGLRWPIHTAFVTLLRETVVQALNSINKLEANSLFEQK, from the coding sequence TTGAGAAATCGCCCCTTAAATCTCGTGCAAAGTAAAGAGGATGTTTTTGAGTTACTTGGAGAACGAATTGATCAGTTAGTCAGTCTAGATATTGCTTCACGCAATGTTATACACCTACTTTACTACTTTGCAAGAAGTAAGATGCAGTATCCATTGGCGATGTCAGCTGCCCGTTTATTAAAAGAACGGGTAAAACCAGGCGACTATGTATTGCTTGGGACAGGATGGCCTGATCGACCCCATGTTACCCCAAAAATTGCTGAGACAGATGGCCCGCCAGGAGCGGTGTCTTTGGCAAGAGCTTTGCATCTTGGATTAGGTGCTGTGCCTATAATCCTCATTGAAGAACATCTTGTTTCAGCCACGGAGAAAGTGTTGGAAGCAACCGGTTTGCGAGTGGTATCAGCGGAAGAGGCGCTTAAAGCCCATCATTACCATGCCCCAATACACGCAGCAGCAGTGATTGGATTCCCTTCAGAATTTGATCAAGCTGAACAGGTCTCCGATTTTCTAATAAATAATTTTAAACCGTCAGCGGTCATTGTAATTGAGAAAGGAGGAGTGAATGAAAAACGGGAAATCCATACAAGTCGAGGTGCCGAGACAACGAAATGGATGGCAAAAATTGACGTCCTCATTGAAAGAGCTGCTGAAAAAGGAATAGCCACTATCGGTATCGGAGATGGTGGGAATGAGATTGGAATGGGGAATATAAAAGAAAAGATTCAACAGCATATTCCCTACGGGAGTGAATGTCGGTGCGGTTGTGGTGGGGGAATAGCTCCAGTGAATAAAGTGGATGTACTGGTTGCAGCATCCATTTCAAACTGGGGGGCATATGGAATAGCGGCTTGTTTAGCTGCATTGTGTAACGATATTCATGTTTTTCACAATGCGGAGATTGAAGAACGTGTCTTAAAACGTAGTGCGGACGTAAGTTTCATAGACGGCATCACCGGTTTCGTTGATGCCAGCGCAGATGGTCTGAGATGGCCAATACACACAGCATTCGTGACTCTTTTAAGGGAAACAGTTGTGCAAGCGCTTAATTCCATTAACAAGTTAGAAGCCAATAGTTTATTTGAACAAAAATAA
- a CDS encoding AzlD domain-containing protein, translating to MEQKTIFLIILGMALVTYIPRVMPLWLLSAKSLPPVVTIWLRYVPVAVLAAMLLPSLVVRDQRIDLGFDNLFLWAAIPTILTAWKTRSFFGTVVVGMGTVAAARYLLSM from the coding sequence ATGGAACAGAAAACGATTTTCCTGATCATTTTGGGTATGGCACTGGTCACGTATATACCGCGGGTTATGCCGCTTTGGCTGTTGTCTGCAAAATCGCTGCCACCGGTTGTCACAATCTGGCTGCGCTACGTGCCTGTGGCGGTGCTTGCTGCTATGTTGTTGCCTTCTCTGGTTGTAAGGGATCAGAGGATCGATCTGGGGTTTGACAATCTTTTCTTATGGGCTGCGATCCCCACGATACTGACTGCCTGGAAGACCAGAAGCTTTTTTGGAACGGTCGTGGTCGGAATGGGTACCGTTGCCGCTGCCAGGTATCTGTTGAGCATGTAG
- a CDS encoding TRAP transporter substrate-binding protein, with translation MKKRMFSFFSSVLTTVLILSGCSSSTPTRTNTQRADQKVTIKIAHESPASHPKGIWADTFKKAVEEKSGGKISVEVFHQGSLYPKEQAALEAVNQGIIQMSLGSTGYLSSIEPTFGVFDLPMLFPSQESLYKATDGKVGKELLDKLEAKGLKGLGYVANVPLDLFSKSPITSIDQISGQKIRVHTAELEKSVKTLGGNPITMPASEVYMALQQGVLQGVLTTVSYAAPNKLSEVVKNMTDIKISSIVYPIVINLDFWKGLSPENQKIIEEATQVAIKANRDDLEQIMGKHLKTLQDGGVKIHKLSADEHAKWKTKLHSIYDEFKDKQLLEKVNQAIK, from the coding sequence GTGAAAAAACGTATGTTTTCGTTTTTTAGCTCAGTACTTACGACGGTGCTAATATTGTCAGGATGTTCAAGTTCAACACCAACCAGAACTAATACTCAAAGAGCGGATCAAAAAGTAACGATTAAAATTGCTCACGAATCACCTGCCTCTCATCCAAAAGGAATTTGGGCAGATACTTTTAAGAAAGCAGTGGAAGAAAAAAGTGGTGGCAAAATTTCGGTAGAAGTTTTTCACCAAGGCAGTTTGTATCCAAAGGAACAGGCGGCCTTAGAAGCGGTAAACCAAGGTATAATCCAGATGAGTTTGGGCTCAACAGGCTATCTATCATCAATTGAACCAACTTTCGGTGTATTCGATTTACCAATGTTGTTTCCTAGTCAAGAAAGTTTGTATAAGGCAACTGATGGCAAAGTAGGTAAGGAATTACTTGATAAATTGGAAGCAAAAGGGTTGAAAGGACTTGGGTATGTTGCCAATGTTCCGCTTGATCTTTTCAGCAAATCGCCTATAACTTCAATAGATCAAATTTCTGGTCAAAAAATAAGGGTTCACACAGCTGAGCTGGAGAAAAGTGTGAAAACACTTGGAGGAAATCCAATCACTATGCCAGCAAGTGAAGTCTATATGGCATTGCAACAAGGTGTACTTCAAGGGGTCTTGACAACAGTCAGCTATGCAGCACCAAATAAGCTCAGTGAAGTAGTTAAGAATATGACAGACATTAAAATCAGTTCGATTGTTTATCCAATCGTTATTAACCTTGATTTTTGGAAAGGTTTAAGTCCTGAAAACCAAAAAATAATTGAAGAAGCCACTCAAGTTGCAATTAAAGCAAATCGAGATGATTTGGAGCAAATAATGGGTAAACACCTAAAGACGTTGCAGGACGGTGGAGTTAAGATCCACAAACTCTCTGCTGATGAACACGCCAAATGGAAGACAAAACTTCATTCCATTTATGATGAATTCAAGGACAAACAACTGTTAGAGAAGGTCAATCAGGCCATTAAGTGA
- a CDS encoding 3-hydroxyacyl-CoA dehydrogenase/enoyl-CoA hydratase family protein, with the protein MDYKIKKVAVIGAGVMGSGIAAHLANVGIPSYLLDIVPKELTEEETRRGLALDDPLVRNRFAIRGKEQLLKSKPALLYVPENADLITPGNVEDHFNVLSEVDWIIEVVVENLAVKQQLFEKIEQVWKPGILVSSNTSGVSINRMSEGRSSEFRQHFLGTHFFNPVRYMKLLEVIPCSETKPELVNFMVDFGQRVLGKGVVVCKDTVNFIANRIGTYGLMVTVQEMVKNGLSIDDIDAITGPAMGRPKSATFRTLDIVGLDTFVHVANNVYDNVTDPQEKETFVVPQFMKEMVQRGWLGEKTKQGFYKKEGKDILVLDYNTLEYRPKEKPKFSSLETAKMQGSTRDKLRSLVYGQDAASLFAWGVLKRVLLYTAERVEEIAGDIVSIDNAMKWGFNWQQGPFETWDAIGLEKSVSRMKEEGEAIPAWVEEMIASGRTSFYAKDSGVKSFYTMKGEYKGIEQKKEIIDLKALKEQGKVIKSNSGASLIDIGDGIACLEFHSPNQAIGTDITMMINQACDEVSQNWRGLVIGNQAKNFCVGANLMMLLMEIQDENWDDVNWTVKQFQDTLMKLKYLDKPVVAAPHTMTLGGGIEVCFPADRIQAAAESYIGLVEVGVGLLPGGGGNKELLIRNIEAVQDQKDVDLQPFVNKTFETIAMAKVSTSGPEAKKLGHLRREDGITVNNDYLIHDAKQVALALADAGYKAPRKKKIRVVGEPGYAVMKLGAWTMRESGYISDHDLKIADKIAFVLAGGRVPANTWVTEEYLLDLEREAFLSLCGEPKSQERMQYMLSKGKPLRN; encoded by the coding sequence ATGGATTACAAGATCAAAAAAGTGGCAGTGATCGGGGCAGGCGTCATGGGATCCGGCATTGCGGCCCATTTGGCCAATGTTGGTATTCCTTCCTATTTGCTTGACATCGTTCCGAAAGAACTGACCGAGGAAGAAACACGCAGGGGTTTGGCTCTGGATGACCCGCTCGTCCGCAATCGTTTTGCGATTCGCGGCAAAGAACAGCTGCTGAAGTCTAAGCCGGCTTTGTTGTACGTGCCCGAGAATGCGGATCTGATTACACCAGGCAACGTCGAAGATCACTTTAACGTCTTGTCGGAGGTGGATTGGATCATTGAAGTGGTTGTCGAGAACCTGGCAGTCAAACAGCAGTTGTTCGAGAAGATCGAGCAGGTCTGGAAACCGGGCATCCTTGTATCTTCCAATACTTCCGGGGTGTCGATCAACCGGATGTCGGAAGGCCGCAGTTCGGAATTCCGTCAACACTTCCTTGGCACTCACTTCTTTAATCCTGTGCGCTACATGAAACTGCTTGAAGTAATTCCATGCAGCGAGACCAAACCGGAACTGGTCAATTTCATGGTGGACTTTGGGCAGCGTGTCCTTGGCAAAGGAGTAGTGGTCTGCAAAGACACCGTGAACTTCATTGCCAACCGAATTGGTACTTACGGCTTGATGGTTACCGTTCAGGAAATGGTGAAGAACGGACTTTCTATTGACGATATCGATGCCATTACAGGGCCTGCCATGGGACGACCCAAGTCCGCAACCTTCCGAACGCTCGATATTGTGGGACTTGATACATTCGTACACGTTGCCAACAACGTATATGACAACGTAACCGACCCGCAGGAGAAAGAAACTTTTGTGGTGCCCCAATTCATGAAGGAAATGGTGCAGCGGGGGTGGCTTGGCGAGAAGACCAAGCAGGGCTTCTACAAAAAAGAAGGCAAGGACATTCTGGTCCTCGACTATAATACCCTTGAATACCGTCCCAAGGAAAAGCCGAAGTTCTCTTCCCTGGAAACGGCCAAGATGCAAGGCAGCACCCGCGACAAGCTGCGATCTCTTGTTTACGGTCAAGATGCGGCAAGCTTGTTTGCCTGGGGTGTTTTGAAACGTGTATTGCTTTATACTGCTGAGCGTGTTGAGGAAATTGCGGGAGATATCGTCAGCATCGACAATGCCATGAAGTGGGGCTTCAACTGGCAGCAGGGTCCGTTTGAGACTTGGGATGCGATCGGTCTGGAAAAGTCCGTTTCCCGCATGAAGGAAGAAGGGGAGGCCATCCCGGCCTGGGTGGAAGAAATGATTGCTTCCGGCAGGACTTCCTTCTACGCCAAAGACAGTGGAGTCAAATCCTTCTATACAATGAAGGGGGAGTATAAAGGAATTGAACAGAAGAAAGAAATCATCGATCTGAAAGCCCTTAAAGAGCAGGGAAAGGTCATTAAGTCCAACTCTGGGGCATCGCTGATCGACATTGGTGATGGAATCGCATGCCTTGAATTCCATTCGCCCAATCAGGCGATTGGCACGGACATCACAATGATGATTAACCAGGCATGTGATGAAGTCTCCCAAAACTGGCGCGGACTGGTGATTGGCAACCAGGCCAAGAACTTCTGCGTCGGGGCCAACCTGATGATGCTCCTGATGGAGATCCAGGACGAGAACTGGGATGACGTCAATTGGACAGTCAAGCAGTTCCAGGACACCCTGATGAAGCTGAAATATCTTGACAAGCCGGTTGTTGCGGCTCCGCATACAATGACCCTGGGCGGTGGCATTGAAGTGTGTTTCCCGGCTGACCGAATTCAGGCGGCTGCGGAAAGCTACATCGGCCTTGTGGAAGTCGGTGTCGGCTTGCTCCCGGGTGGCGGCGGCAACAAAGAACTGCTGATCCGCAACATTGAAGCGGTACAGGATCAGAAGGACGTGGATCTGCAGCCTTTTGTCAACAAGACATTTGAAACGATTGCCATGGCGAAGGTGTCCACTTCCGGTCCGGAGGCGAAGAAACTTGGACATCTGCGTCGTGAAGACGGAATCACCGTCAACAATGACTATCTCATCCATGATGCGAAACAAGTGGCACTGGCGTTGGCAGATGCCGGGTATAAGGCTCCCAGAAAGAAGAAAATCCGAGTGGTTGGGGAACCGGGATATGCTGTGATGAAACTTGGAGCGTGGACGATGAGAGAGTCGGGATACATTTCCGATCACGATTTGAAGATTGCGGACAAAATCGCGTTCGTCCTGGCGGGTGGCCGTGTTCCGGCAAATACCTGGGTAACGGAAGAGTACCTGCTGGATCTGGAGCGGGAAGCGTTCCTGAGCCTTTGCGGAGAACCGAAGTCTCAGGAAAGAATGCAGTACATGCTGTCCAAAGGCAAGCCTTTGCGTAACTAA
- a CDS encoding cupredoxin domain-containing protein — protein MKNCLALPTALLLFISTAGFANADPPARNLEATVLRLDISDIRFVPMTLQAPFGKPLVLEVRNNGKEEHNLVIPDLNIYTYNLRSGERIKLRLQVDKRGIFRFYSDAPGYPEANLSGRISIQ, from the coding sequence GTGAAAAATTGTCTAGCTCTGCCCACGGCACTCTTGTTGTTTATCAGTACAGCAGGTTTCGCAAATGCGGATCCGCCTGCCCGGAACCTTGAGGCCACTGTACTCCGTCTTGACATATCGGACATCCGCTTTGTCCCCATGACTCTTCAGGCCCCCTTCGGGAAACCTCTGGTTCTTGAAGTGCGTAATAACGGAAAAGAGGAACATAATCTCGTTATCCCGGATTTGAACATTTACACTTATAACTTGCGGTCGGGTGAAAGGATCAAACTGCGACTGCAGGTTGACAAGAGGGGAATATTCAGGTTTTATTCGGATGCTCCCGGCTATCCCGAAGCGAATTTGTCGGGCAGGATCTCGATTCAATAG
- a CDS encoding fumarylacetoacetate hydrolase family protein has product MKFVTFRTTEGLKVGVSTESGVVQVEEPIESILAGGSQMLQTVAAKVQQVLESGNCIPFKEEELILGPCVPNPGKIICVGLNYRKHAEESNMPIPQFPILFNKFNNCLAAHGEEIPLPLESEQVDYEAELAIVIGKTAKRVTREEALEFVFGYCAANDLSARDLQFRTNQWLLGKCCDGFAPLGPCLVTAEEVGNPNDLGIRTYVNDEIRQNSNTADMVFHCDELISYISHYVTLEPGDVILTGTPEGVIMGYPKDKQVWLKDGDVVTIEIDRLGRLTNLMRRG; this is encoded by the coding sequence ATGAAGTTCGTAACGTTCCGCACAACCGAAGGACTCAAGGTCGGTGTAAGCACGGAATCGGGTGTTGTACAGGTCGAGGAACCAATCGAAAGTATACTTGCAGGAGGCAGTCAAATGCTGCAGACAGTGGCTGCCAAGGTGCAGCAGGTTCTGGAAAGCGGCAATTGCATTCCTTTTAAGGAAGAGGAACTGATCCTTGGTCCTTGTGTTCCGAATCCCGGCAAAATCATCTGTGTAGGGCTCAACTACCGGAAACATGCGGAAGAGTCCAACATGCCGATTCCCCAGTTCCCGATTCTCTTTAACAAGTTCAATAATTGCCTGGCTGCTCACGGGGAAGAGATTCCTCTGCCGCTTGAATCGGAACAGGTGGACTATGAAGCGGAGTTGGCCATTGTCATTGGAAAAACGGCCAAGAGGGTGACCAGGGAAGAGGCGCTTGAATTTGTGTTTGGATATTGCGCCGCCAATGATCTGTCCGCACGCGACCTGCAGTTTCGCACAAACCAATGGCTGCTCGGAAAATGCTGTGACGGATTTGCTCCGTTAGGCCCCTGTCTGGTGACTGCCGAAGAGGTGGGGAATCCCAATGATTTGGGTATCCGTACTTACGTAAACGATGAAATCCGACAAAACTCCAATACAGCGGATATGGTTTTCCACTGTGACGAACTGATCAGTTATATCTCACATTACGTTACCCTGGAGCCGGGTGACGTCATCCTGACAGGAACCCCGGAGGGAGTCATTATGGGGTATCCGAAAGACAAACAGGTGTGGCTCAAGGACGGGGATGTAGTGACAATTGAAATTGACAGGCTGGGTCGTCTCACCAATCTCATGAGACGGGGATAA
- a CDS encoding acyclic terpene utilization AtuA family protein yields MSKSQLRILCPNGHLGFAPTKEGSFRIGAATKPDYYCCDSGSDDIGPAPLGADKCASMYEWQKHDLELMLLAAREQGVPMIVGSAGDTGSNSRVDMYVQIIKDLAKEHNLPKFKLAYFYSEVDKKYLQDKMKKGIRIEGLDGRQDLSINDLEKTDRIVAVAGVHPYIKALQMGADVIIGGRSSDCAVFAAPAIKEGFSEDLAYYLGKVLECASFCAEPYGAKETVIGTITENDVRVTAMHPDQRCTIASVAGHAMYERSNPFYEYVAGGMLDMTNCKYEQYDEKTCRITGSVFVPIEGKVKVKLEGAGKVGEKYIGIAGIRDPYTIENIDKVIEWCKQQVEEKFTGKEYYLDYKIFGKNGVMGDLEPIKEIKSHELCVIVEGVAPTKEMAEEVTLTGTRQIFYARLPEVKGTAGTAAFVVDEVLPATPAYTWTLNHVIPVDDPMELFDVKLIEVGN; encoded by the coding sequence ATGTCGAAAAGTCAACTACGTATCCTTTGCCCTAATGGTCATTTGGGTTTCGCTCCAACCAAAGAAGGCAGTTTTAGAATCGGTGCAGCTACCAAACCCGACTATTATTGTTGTGATTCAGGAAGTGATGATATTGGTCCTGCGCCATTGGGAGCTGACAAGTGTGCAAGTATGTATGAGTGGCAAAAGCATGACCTTGAATTAATGTTATTGGCTGCCAGAGAACAAGGGGTTCCAATGATCGTGGGATCTGCTGGGGACACCGGTTCAAACAGTAGGGTCGATATGTACGTTCAAATCATTAAAGACTTAGCTAAAGAACACAATTTGCCTAAATTTAAGTTAGCTTATTTTTACTCTGAGGTGGATAAAAAATATCTTCAAGACAAAATGAAAAAGGGAATTCGAATTGAAGGTCTTGACGGAAGACAAGATCTCTCAATAAACGATTTAGAGAAAACAGATAGAATTGTAGCTGTTGCAGGTGTTCACCCCTACATTAAGGCTTTACAAATGGGGGCTGACGTTATTATTGGCGGACGTTCAAGTGATTGTGCGGTTTTTGCAGCTCCTGCAATTAAAGAAGGGTTTTCGGAGGATCTAGCCTATTATCTCGGAAAGGTACTCGAATGTGCATCTTTTTGTGCAGAACCTTATGGTGCAAAGGAAACGGTTATCGGTACAATTACGGAAAATGATGTCAGAGTTACTGCAATGCACCCCGATCAACGTTGTACAATCGCATCGGTTGCTGGGCATGCAATGTACGAAAGATCGAATCCATTTTATGAGTATGTAGCAGGCGGAATGTTGGACATGACTAACTGTAAATACGAGCAATACGATGAAAAAACCTGCCGGATAACAGGCTCTGTTTTTGTTCCAATTGAAGGAAAAGTTAAAGTGAAGTTGGAAGGAGCAGGTAAGGTAGGGGAAAAATACATTGGTATTGCCGGCATACGAGATCCTTATACTATCGAAAATATTGATAAAGTTATTGAATGGTGTAAACAGCAAGTTGAGGAGAAATTTACCGGTAAAGAGTATTACCTGGACTATAAAATTTTCGGTAAAAACGGAGTAATGGGAGACTTGGAACCAATTAAAGAAATAAAGTCTCATGAATTGTGTGTAATTGTAGAAGGCGTAGCTCCTACAAAAGAAATGGCCGAAGAGGTGACATTAACGGGCACAAGACAGATATTCTATGCGAGACTTCCCGAAGTTAAAGGAACAGCTGGCACCGCCGCTTTTGTGGTGGACGAAGTTCTTCCTGCAACCCCAGCTTATACGTGGACCTTAAATCATGTTATTCCAGTAGACGATCCAATGGAATTGTTTGATGTGAAACTTATTGAAGTTGGAAATTAA